AGTGCAAAACCTGTCTGTCTTGTTGCCATTACATCTTGATGATCACCAAATATACTTAATGCATGCCCAGCTAATGCTCTAGCTGATACATGAAATACTCCTGGTAATAGTTCTCCTGCTATTTTATACATATTTGGTATCATAAGAAGTAAACCTTGGGATGCAGTAAACGTAGTAGTTAATGCACCAGCCGATAGTGAACCGTGAACAGCACCTGCTGCTCCACCTTCTGATTGCATTTCTGTAACTAACACTTGTTGCCCAAAAATATTTTTCTTACCGTGGGCAGACCATTCATCAACCAATTCTGCCATAGGAGAAGATGGAGTAATTGGATATATAGCAGCAACATCTGTAAATGCATAAGCAACATGAGCTGCTGCAGTATTTCCATCCATAGTTTTCATAACTTTTCCCATTATTAAACCTCCTTCAACTTTGTTTAATTTTAGACAATAATTGTCACTCAACTAGCCTAAATTCACACATGAAACATTTAAATATAGCTAATAGTATAAATTAGGCTAATTTATTAATTGTATTTATGTTATATTTTAATAAATAACTTTATAAATATTATAAATGCTAAACTAAAATCAATTATCATAAACTAGTTATAAACTAGTAAATTGAATTAATTTAGGGTTACTTAAATCCTCTTTTATATTATAACATATTAGTTGTGTTTATGCTATCCCATAAAGGTTTTTATTAATTTCATAAAAGTTACTTATTTAACATTAGTCATTATTCTCTCGTCTTTCACTTATTTGCCTCTTTACCTTGTTATTTAATTCCTCTGCTGCATTATAACCTAATTTTTTCTGTCTAGTATTTCTTGCAGCTACCTCCACTATCATGGCTATATTTCGACCAGGTCTTACAGGAATAAGCACTTTAGGAATTTTTATGCCTAAAAGATCTATATATTCTTCATCTAAACCAATTCTATCATATTCTTTATTTTCATCCCAAAATTCTAGCTCTATAACTAAATCTATAAATTCCTCTTCCTTAACTGCACCAACTCCATAAAGCCTTTCAATATCTATAATTCCAATTCCTCTTATCTCCATAAAATGTCTAATCAGTTCTGGTGCTTCCCCTCTAAGCCCTTCTTCAACCCTTTTTATCTCAACCACATCATCTGCTACTAATCTGTGACCTCGTTTGACTAATTCCAATGCTGTTTCACTTTTTCCCACACCTGATTTGCCAACAATTAATATTCCCATACCAT
This portion of the Keratinibaculum paraultunense genome encodes:
- the hprK gene encoding HPr(Ser) kinase/phosphatase, with the protein product MDYVTLGKIVKDLKLEIIYKAKGMDKIKIKGSEVNRPGLQLAGYFDRFAYERLQIIGNVEWHYLNNLPKEVRYNRFKNMFAYPIPALIISRGLDIFQEIMDLAKKNNITILRTELPTTKFINILINYLDYMLAPEMTVHGVLIEVYGMGILIVGKSGVGKSETALELVKRGHRLVADDVVEIKRVEEGLRGEAPELIRHFMEIRGIGIIDIERLYGVGAVKEEEFIDLVIELEFWDENKEYDRIGLDEEYIDLLGIKIPKVLIPVRPGRNIAMIVEVAARNTRQKKLGYNAAEELNNKVKRQISERRENND